Proteins encoded in a region of the Methanobrevibacter millerae genome:
- a CDS encoding Mur ligase family protein, giving the protein MNYLVVGAGNASRPVARLLNHLGHNVIITDLKEITAFKSDVQRILLQMEGEGITLDLGNQNPSLDGIEAVYAPPTLPDSAPIAKLIKEYDVDVLTNEKFSKIVNDLIPVNIIGITGTMGKKTTTFITTSLFKQAGYNVWSCSSLVNNLVSEAIIDGIVKGKADDCDIAIFELPHGTIGLLNSLNIKIGLLTNIAEDHQN; this is encoded by the coding sequence ATGAATTATTTAGTTGTTGGTGCAGGAAATGCAAGTAGGCCTGTTGCAAGATTGCTTAATCATTTGGGACATAATGTAATTATAACTGATTTAAAAGAAATCACTGCTTTTAAAAGTGATGTTCAACGTATTTTACTTCAAATGGAAGGTGAAGGTATTACTTTGGATTTGGGAAATCAAAATCCGTCTTTGGATGGTATTGAAGCTGTTTATGCTCCACCCACACTTCCTGATTCCGCCCCAATCGCTAAATTAATAAAAGAATATGATGTTGATGTATTGACTAATGAAAAATTCTCAAAAATTGTCAATGACTTAATACCTGTCAATATAATTGGTATAACTGGTACTATGGGTAAGAAAACAACTACTTTTATCACAACCAGTCTTTTCAAACAGGCAGGATATAATGTATGGTCATGTTCTTCACTTGTCAATAATCTTGTTTCTGAAGCCATTATTGATGGAATAGTTAAAGGAAAAGCTGATGATTGTGATATAGCTATTTTTGAACTTCCTCACGGTACTATTGGCCTTTTAAATAGTTTGAATATTAAAATTGGTCTTTTAACTAATATTGCGGAAGACCATCAAAATTAA
- a CDS encoding transposase, translated as MNPYKFKINATGSLTINGNSTITITNSSTAPEITIALLELRCANTNNKNTIKILNKIIQEVNLTDEEIDEHLMKNNENNEVFAEKIFKTLEKYKDNMTSTIVRIIGKHCNRESLNNVKKRREIRRKITLNLLNKENIISKMQTEQRLCLILDNYSVRKSAFIKKIALHINITLIYLPPYSPHLNPIEQIWRQMKREIKHYYLKSKEFLEDLTIKTYTKSILDTKVYDKWFETYIPKVW; from the coding sequence GTGAATCCTTACAAATTCAAAATCAACGCCACAGGATCATTAACAATTAATGGAAACTCGACCATCACAATAACAAATTCCTCAACTGCTCCAGAAATTACAATAGCACTATTAGAATTAAGATGTGCAAATACAAATAATAAAAATACAATAAAAATATTAAATAAAATAATACAAGAAGTTAATTTAACAGATGAAGAAATAGACGAACATTTAATGAAAAACAATGAAAATAATGAAGTTTTTGCAGAAAAAATTTTTAAAACACTTGAAAAATATAAAGATAATATGACCTCAACAATTGTTAGAATTATTGGAAAACACTGCAATCGTGAATCATTAAACAATGTTAAAAAAAGAAGAGAAATAAGAAGAAAAATTACACTAAACCTCTTAAATAAAGAAAATATAATAAGTAAAATGCAAACCGAACAAAGGTTATGCTTGATTCTTGATAATTATAGCGTTCGCAAATCTGCTTTTATCAAAAAAATAGCATTACACATAAATATTACATTAATCTATCTCCCACCATACTCTCCACACTTAAACCCAATCGAACAAATTTGGAGACAAATGAAAAGAGAAATAAAACATTATTATCTAAAATCAAAAGAATTTTTGGAAGATCTAACCATAAAGACTTATACCAAATCGATTTTAGATACAAAAGTTTATGATAAATGGTTCGAAACATATATACCAAAAGTTTGGTAA
- a CDS encoding winged helix-turn-helix domain-containing protein → MKDVHLIVNKKFDVDYSLKQIGKIVKKLGYNYSKAYPKFSKSPEDAEEQLKKT, encoded by the coding sequence ATGAAGGACGTACATTTAATTGTTAATAAAAAATTCGATGTAGATTATAGTTTAAAGCAAATAGGAAAAATTGTAAAGAAATTAGGATACAATTATAGCAAAGCATATCCCAAATTTTCAAAATCACCAGAAGATGCAGAAGAACAGTTAAAAAAAACTTAA